A genomic stretch from Chitinophaga agri includes:
- a CDS encoding gamma-glutamyltransferase family protein, with protein MKQFFFLVILLSLGLTMHAQQTQKPPLHGRHWMAVTGKPLAATAGSMIFQKGGNAVDAACAMLAATCTMWDVLSWGGETQALIYNPKTKKVIAINALGVAPTGATPEFFKGKGYNFPPEYGPLAAVTPGTPGGLYYMLAEYGTLSLKEVLAPAMEMAAGYPIEAQTANSMERSKDRLKQWPYSKAVFLTHPGEKREAPEPGEIFVQKELLSTLTKMVEAEQEALKKKKSRKEAIMAAYDRFYKGDIAREFVRGCQEQGGLITEQDLARWKPVEEEPLHVNYKGIEVYKLQSWTQGPMLLQSLNILENFDLKGMGYNSVLYIHTLYQTMNLTFADRDFYYGDPYFTPKTPIEGLLSKAYAKERAKLINPGHNDPAPLPGDPYPFEGKKNPYLQLIQQRQSLTDTTLQKKPAGFVPKHDAAGLLNVPATDNMYAANDIDSAYMDRLWRGTTSVEAADEDGWVVSITPSGGWTPACIAGHTGIGMSQRLQSFVLDSTLCPFNVVTPGKRPRVTLTPSMALKDGKPYLSFAVQGGDTQDQNLLQFFLNVVEFGMTVQQATEAANINTNQLWLSLGGTSMKDRMPHPGSILLNNNTPDSVRTMLKNMGYIPSYSERTSGPVNAIFLDIRHGSLWGGSSNHGEDYGIGW; from the coding sequence ATGAAACAGTTCTTTTTTCTTGTCATCCTTTTATCCCTCGGGTTGACAATGCATGCGCAACAGACGCAGAAACCGCCACTACATGGTCGTCACTGGATGGCGGTTACAGGGAAACCTCTGGCAGCAACCGCCGGATCGATGATCTTTCAGAAGGGTGGTAATGCGGTAGACGCTGCCTGTGCCATGCTGGCGGCCACCTGTACGATGTGGGACGTGCTGAGCTGGGGAGGCGAAACGCAGGCGCTTATTTATAATCCCAAAACAAAAAAAGTCATAGCGATCAATGCGCTGGGCGTGGCGCCAACTGGAGCCACCCCTGAGTTCTTCAAGGGAAAGGGATATAATTTCCCACCGGAATATGGTCCGCTGGCGGCTGTTACGCCTGGTACGCCGGGTGGACTTTATTACATGCTGGCTGAATATGGTACGCTGAGTCTGAAGGAGGTGCTCGCCCCTGCCATGGAAATGGCTGCTGGCTATCCTATAGAAGCGCAGACGGCTAACAGCATGGAAAGAAGCAAAGACCGCCTCAAGCAATGGCCATATAGTAAAGCGGTATTTCTGACACATCCCGGTGAAAAGAGAGAAGCACCTGAACCGGGAGAGATCTTCGTACAGAAAGAACTGCTGTCCACCCTGACGAAAATGGTAGAAGCGGAACAGGAAGCCCTGAAGAAAAAGAAATCCCGAAAGGAGGCGATCATGGCTGCTTATGACAGGTTCTACAAGGGCGATATTGCCAGGGAATTTGTTCGTGGATGCCAGGAACAGGGCGGATTGATCACAGAGCAGGACCTTGCCCGCTGGAAGCCTGTTGAAGAAGAACCGCTGCATGTAAATTATAAGGGCATAGAGGTATATAAACTGCAGTCCTGGACACAGGGGCCGATGCTGCTGCAAAGCCTGAACATCCTGGAGAATTTTGACCTGAAAGGTATGGGTTATAATTCTGTACTGTACATTCATACGCTTTATCAAACGATGAACCTGACCTTCGCTGACAGGGACTTCTATTACGGTGATCCTTACTTTACGCCTAAGACGCCTATCGAGGGATTATTAAGTAAAGCATATGCGAAGGAAAGAGCGAAGCTGATCAATCCCGGTCATAATGATCCTGCGCCTTTGCCAGGCGATCCTTATCCGTTTGAGGGTAAGAAAAACCCTTATCTGCAACTGATACAGCAGCGTCAGTCACTGACTGATACTACTTTACAGAAAAAGCCTGCAGGCTTTGTACCTAAACACGATGCAGCAGGTTTACTGAACGTTCCCGCCACGGATAATATGTATGCTGCCAATGATATTGACAGTGCCTATATGGACAGGTTATGGAGGGGTACGACGAGTGTGGAAGCTGCAGACGAAGATGGTTGGGTTGTATCTATCACCCCTAGTGGTGGATGGACGCCTGCTTGTATTGCTGGTCATACTGGTATAGGGATGAGTCAGCGGTTACAAAGTTTTGTACTGGACAGCACGCTGTGTCCATTCAATGTGGTGACGCCCGGTAAGCGCCCCAGGGTAACGCTGACTCCCTCCATGGCTCTGAAAGATGGCAAACCTTACCTGTCTTTTGCAGTGCAGGGTGGTGATACACAGGATCAGAACCTGCTGCAGTTCTTTTTGAACGTGGTAGAGTTTGGAATGACCGTGCAGCAGGCCACGGAGGCGGCTAATATTAACACCAATCAGCTTTGGCTGTCATTGGGTGGTACCAGTATGAAAGATCGTATGCCACATCCCGGCAGCATATTGCTAAATAATAATACGCCTGATTCGGTGAGAACTATGCTGAAAAATATGGGTTATATACCCAGTTATAGCGAGCGTACCAGCGGTCCGGTAAATGCAATATTCCTGGATATCCGGCATGGTTCATTATGGGGTGGTAGTAGTAATCATGGTGAGGATTACGGCATTGGCTGGTAA